In the Sphingobium sp. Z007 genome, CCCGGCGCGGGCGCGGGCGCGCGCCGATGGCCGACATCAATGTGACGCCGCTGGTCGACGTCATGCTGGTGCTGCTCATCATCTTCATGGTGACCGCGCCGCTGCTGGTGACCGGGGTGCCGGTAAACCTGCCCGAAACCCGCGCCAAGGGCCTGGATGCGGACGCGAAGCCGACGATCCTGTCGATCGACCGCGACGGCGGCCTGTTCATTGACGACGCGCAAATCAGCGACGCGGACCTGCCCGATCGGCTGGCGGAAATCGCCGCCGCCAACGCAGGCCAGCCCGAACCACCGCAAATCTTCCTGCGCGCCGACACCGCGCTGGATTATGGCAGGGTAATGCGGGTGATGGGCGAGCTTAATCGCGCGGGCCTGAACAAGGTTTCGCTGGTCAGCACCGGGTCGGGTGACGGTTCGGCCAGCGACGGTTCAGAATAGGGACCATAGGTCAGCCATATGGAGCGCGCGGAAAAGATCGGCCTTGGCGTCGCGACGGCGGGACATGTTCTGCTGTTCGGCTTGCTGTCCGCCGGATTCCTGGCCACCCCCAATCCGCTGAAGCTGAAGTCGCCGCCGATGGACGTGAGCCTGGTGGATGAGGTGGCGCTGCAATCGACCGCGCCGCAGGTGTCGACCCAGCCGCCCCCGCCCAGTGTTGCGCCGGAGGAAGGGCCGACGGAAGACGCCAAGCCCGCGCCGGAGCCTGCACCCGCCCCGGAGCCGACGCCTGCGCCGCCGCCACCCAAGGTCGAGCCGAAGCCCGTGCCCAAGCCGACGCCGCCAAAGCCGGTCGTGAAGGACGCCCCGGCCAAGCCCAAGCCCGTGCCGCCGAAGAAAGAGGTGGCCAAGGCGACACCCAAGCCGAAGCCGGCGCCGGAAAAGCCAGCGCCCAAGCCCGCGCCTGAAAAGCCAAAGGCTGCTGCGGCCGCGCCGTCGAAGAGCGACGCCAAGGCGAAGAGTGACGCCAAAGCGAAGGCCGATGCGAAGGCCAAGGCCGACGCCAAGGCGAAAAGTGACGCCAAGGCCAAGAGCGATGCTAAGGCCAAGGCCGATGCGGCGGCGCGTGCGTCCGGCGCCAGCAAGGCGGACAAGCCCAAGGGATCGTTGCTGGGCAAGGATTTTCTGAAAGGGATCGACACCAAGGACGACGCGCCGCGCAAAGCAGCGCCGCCACCGGCTGCCGCCATGGGGCCGCAGCAGAAGGCCGCGCTGGACACCGAAATCCGTCGCCAGCTGAAGCCGCACTGGCGCCCGCCTTCGGGCGCGGACGCGGATCAACTGGTGACGCTGCTGGAAGTGCGGCTGGACAAGAGCGGCGCCCTGGTCGGTGCGCCCGAAGTGATCGACCAGACCGGCGTCACCGCCAGCAACCGGCCGCAGGCGAAGCTGCATGCCGAACGCGCGATCCAGGCGGTGAAACTCGCCGCCCCCTTCCGCAATTTACCAACTGAATATTATGACCAATGGAAATGGCTCCGGCCACTCCGCTTTGACGCGAGGCTGAACCGATGAAGACCAAATTCCTACGCCGCATTTCTTTGGCGACCGTAGCGCTTGCCGCCATCCTGTCCGCGCCCGCCATGGCGCAATTGTCGGTCGATGTGACCGGCGAGGTCGACAGCAACGTCAAGGTCGCCGTGCCCACCCTACCCGCCCAGCAGGATGTGGCGACGCCCGCCGGCACCGCCAGCGAATTGGGGCGCAAGATCGCCGAAGTGATCGCGTCCGATCTCAAAGGGTCCGGCCTGTTCGATCCGTCGGGGCCTGGCGGGATGCCGGCCGTCGCCTTCCCCGAAGTCACCAATCCGGTCTATGACAAATGGAACGCCTATCAGGCACTGGTCCACGGGTTCGTGCGCACGAGCGGGGGCGAGGCCGACATCACCGTGGGCTGCTACCTCTATGATGTGGCGCTCAAGCAGGAACTGACGCGGCAGGGCTATGTCGTCGCCCCGCGCGACTGGCGGCGGGCCGCGCATAAATGCGCCGACGCCATCTATGCGCGCCTGTCGGGCGAAAGCCCCTTCTTCGACAGCCGCATCGCCTATATCGCGGAGAGCGGGCCCAAGGGTGCGCGGGTCAAGCGGCTGGCCATCATGGATTCGGATGGAGCGAACCATCGCTTCATCACCAATGGCCAATCGATGGCGCTGACGCCGCGCTTTTCGCCCGATTACAAGTCGATCCTCTATGTCAGCTATCTGGGCAGCCGGGTGCGCCTCTATATCTACGACATCGGCGCCGGGCAGCAGAAGCTGGTGACTGAAAGCACCAACGCGACCTTCGCGCCGCGCTGGTCGCCCGATGGGCGCTCTATCCTCTTCTCGATGGCGGTGGCCGGCAATACCGACATCTACCGCGTGTCCGCCAATGGCGGGACGCCGGTACGGCTGACCAATTCGCCGGGCATCGATGTGGGCGGCAGCTATTCGCCCGATGGCAGCCAGATCGTGTTCGAAAGCGACCGGTCGGGCGGGCAGCAAATCTATGTCATGAACGCCGACGGCTCCAACCAGCGGCGGATCAGCCATGGCGGCGGCCGCTATGCGACGCCCGAATGGTCGCCGCGCGGCGACCTGATCGCCTTCACCAAGCTGTCGGGGGACTTCAAGGTCGCGGTGATGACGCCCAGTGGCGACAATGAGCGGATATTGACCAATGGCTGGCAGGACGAACAGCCGACCTGGTCGCCCAACGGCCGCGTGCTCCAGTTTTTCCGCACGACGCCGGGCAAGCAGGGCAGCAGCCAGGTGTGGCAGGTCGACCTGACCGGGGTGAACGAACGGCGGATTCCCACTCCGCTGAGCGGGTCCGATCCAGCCTGGGGGCCGTTGCTGCCGTGATCCCATGGTCAGGACGGGGGAACCTAGTCGTCTTGACAGCGTAACGAACATCACGGACCCTGATGCCTGTCTTAGTCGGCGGCGTAGAATATATCGAAGGAGACCCCCATGAAACTGTCCCGGACTCTGTTGATGGCGACTGCCATCATCGCGCTGGCCGCCTGTTCGAAGAAGCCGCCGGCGCAACTGCCGCCCGCCCCAGGCGGCACCGGTGGTACGACCGCACCCAGCGGACCGATCGGCGCTGGCGGCCCGGTCAAGGGCAGCCAGGAGGATTTCGTCGCGTCGGTATCGTCGGACCGCATCTTCTTCGGCCTCGACCAATATGATGTCGATGCGGAGGATCAGGCGACGTTGCAGAGCCAGGCTGCCTGGCTGCAGCAGAACCCATCGGTGCGCGTTACGATAGAGGGCCATGCGGACGAACGCGGCACCCGCGACTATAATATTGCGCTGGGCGAACGCCGCGCCAATGCGGCGAAAAACTATCTCGCCTCGCTTGGGATCGCACCCGGCCGCATCACCACCGTCAGCTATGGCAAGGAACGGCCGGCGGCGCTGGGATCGGACGAGGCGAGCTGGGCGCAGAATCGCCGCGCGGTGACCGTGACTATCCAATATTGATCGACGCCACAGCGCGATGGTGAAAAGCCCGCCGGTCGATGCGACCGGCGGGCTTTTGTATGGCCGCACGAAAGCGGCTGACAAACGACCCAATTTGCCCGATATGCTTCCTCTATATGGAACGCGCCCGATATGTGGGACGAGAGGATAGCAGGATCATCATGCAGGACGGCGACGAAAAACAGGAAGCGGTGAAGGGCACGCAGACATTGATGCGCGCTCTCGACATCATGGACGAGGTGATCGACGGCCCGATCCGCGCCGCTGACCTCGCCCGCAAGCTGGGCATGAGCAAGACCACCGCGCACCGGCTGGTGCAGGCGCTCAAATCGCGCAACTATCTGGCGGTGACGCGCGACGGCTTCGCGCTCGGCCCCAAGCTGCTGCAGCTGGGCGTGCTGGCGACCGAGCAGATTGATTATGTGCGGCTCGCCCGTCCCTTCATGGAAATATTGTCGGAACGCACCGGATTCTGCGTCTTCGTGGGCAAGCGCGAGGGCGACTGGTCGCGCCATCTGGACCGGGTGACCGGCACCCAGCGGCTGCGCGTCGCCACCGCGCCGGGCGACCGCCGCCCGATCGCGGAAACGGGCCTGGGCAAGGCGCTGCTGCTGGACGAGACCGAAGAGACATGGGCGCGGCTCTATGGCGAGGCGAAGGACGGCAAGGCGACGCCAGCGCAGATCAAGGCCTATGTCGCGGAGATGCGCGAGCATAAGGCGCGCGGCGAAGTGCTGCACGACAGCGAACTGGGCGATGGCGTGCGATCGATCGCGGTGCCGATCCGCGACGCGCGGGGGCAAATCTGCATCGCCATCTCGATCGCGAGCGCGGCCCATTATTTGACCGACGACCTGCGGCCGGGGCTGGCCGCGCAGGTGATGCGGTCGGCCGAACAGATCGGCGCGGCCGTGGGCTATAGCGGCCCGCGCCGATAGGATCGTCTCCCACACAATAAGGGCGCGGTCACAGGGAGTGGCCGCGCCCTTGAGGTTGGGGAGAGAGGAATTTTACATCCGGTAGGTCACGCCGAAGGTGAAGGTGCGGCCGATCCGGGTTTCGAACAAGGTGTCCTGCCGCTGGCTGTCGATATAGAGGCGGTTCTGTTCGTCGGTCAGGTTGGTCGCCTCCACCATGATCTTCAGTCGGTCGGTGACATTATAGCTGGCTGACGCATCCATGAAGAAGGTTTTGGCATTGCCCTGCAGATCGCTGCCCGGCGAGGCGGGGATGCCGCGGATGAACTTGTCGCGGAAATTGCCCGTGGTGCGGATGCTGAACTTTTCATCCTCATAATAAAGCGTCGCCGACGCCGTGTTCTTGGACAGGCCAACGAGGTCCGCCGTGGTCGTTACGGTCGGCACGCCGTTCACGCTGGCGAGGATATAGTCGATCTTCGACGTGACGCGGGTGTAATTGCCCAGAAAGCCGAAATTGCTGAGGAATCCGTCGAAGAAGGTGAAGGGAATTTGGGCGTTCAGTTCGATGCCCTTCAGCTTACCGCCGGGCGTGTTGAACGGCTGCGACACGGTGAACAACTCGGTCGGCAGGGTGTTGCTGTTTTCCAGCAGCGCGTCGGGCAAGCCCAGTTCGTTGAACGGCACCTGGCTGTTCACATTCTGGATGAAGCTCTTGATATCCTTGTAGAAGAAGGCGGCCGAAAGCAGCGATCCGGGGCGGAAATACCATTCGACCGCGACGTCGAAGGTGGTCGCCCTTATGGGATCGAGGAAGGGATTGTTGACATTGCCGACGCGGGTCACCGGATTGACGCCGCTGGTGGGCGTCAGCAGGCCCAGTTCGGGCCGCGCCAGCACCTTCGCGCCGGAGAAGCGCAGCAGCAGATTGTCCATCGGCTCGATCACGATATTAGCCGACGGCAGCCAGTCGTCATAGCTGTTCTTGGCCGCCGCGAACTGACCGGTCAGGCCGGTCGGCGACGCCGCGCTGGCGACCGTGACATAGCCCGACGAGAGCATCTCGGTCTTGACGTAGCGCACACCCGCATCGCCGCGAATACCAAAGCCGATCGCATCCTCCAGATCGAAATTGGCCATGAGGTAGCCGCTGCTCACCTCTTCGCGCACCCGGCTGCGCCCGCCGCCGCATTCCACGCCGCAATAGCGGACCGAATCGAAGCCGAAGGTGCTGGCCCATTTGTCCGGATCGATCGCGACCCAGCTGGCCGGCGCGCCATTGCCCCACAGCTTGTCGACGCCGCCGATGGTGGTGGTGATGTCGGCCAGGCTGGTGCCGGCGGGCAGCGCCCGAACCACGGTGTCGGCGTTAAAGGGGCGCAGGAAAGTGGAAAGGAAGTCGCTGCGCCGATATTGCGCGCCCGCCCGGATCGAGAAGGCGTCGTTCAGGGTCCATTTGAGGTTCGCTTCGGCGGTCAGATTGTCGGTCTTGTTGCGCGAGGGCTTGCCCTGGAAGCTGAAGCCGCCCAGCACGGTGCCGTCGGCCCGACCCGGCGCATAGGTGAAGCTGGCCGGATCGTTGACATCGACGCCGAAGCCCAGTTTCGGCGTGGTGCCGCCATCGCAGAAGTCGATCGTGAAATTATCGGTGTCGATCGCGTCCATGAAGGTCTGGAGCCGCTTCTTCCCGTCCCAGATAGAGCGGTTGAAGCCGACGATGCCGCTGACCTCAAGGCTGTCGTTCAACTGGCGCTTGAAGTTGACATTGGCCTGTTTGAAGGTCGAGACGAAATGGTCCACCAGCCCTTCGGACCGCACATCCACGCCGTCGAACACGCCATGGACCAGCGATCCATTTTCGTCGAACTCTATGTCGCGCACCGATGTCATCGGCTGGCCATTGTTCGCGGCGGACCGGGCGAAGGAGATGGCGGCGATATAATTGTCGCGCCGCGTCACTTCGAAACGGGAATAGAGGAAATCGACCGAAATATCGGTCTGGTCGTCGGGCTGGAATTGCAGGGTCAGCGATCCGCCGATCCGTTCCTGATTCTGCTCGCTGTTGAGGTAGCGCGGGATGCGAGGGAGGAAGGCGCCGCTGCCCGCCACGCCGGACAGGTCGTCGCGACGCAGATCCTGGATGGTCTGATAGGCGGCGGCAGTGCTGGTGCGCGGATTGCCGGTCGAGCAGTTGAGCGCATTGGCGCCCTTCACAGCATTGTCGCCCGGATTTTGCGGGGCAAAGCCGATCGGCGAGCAGAAGCCGCCATTGGTGTTGGCGGACAGGATATCGACCGCCGAATAGCCGACTTCGCGGATATGGCGCTTCTGATAGGCGAGCGAGCCGAGGATGCCGAAGCCGCTGTCGCCGAACTGTTTGGAGATCAGCAGCGAGGCGCGGGGGTCCACCTTCTTCGACAGTTCGTTATAGACGCCGCGCGCGGTCATGGAGAGGACGAAGTCGTCCTTCTGGTCGAACGGCTTGGGCGCGGTCAGATCGACCGTGGCGCCCAGCGAGCCTTCCTCGACATCGGCCGAGGGAGTCTTGCGAACGGAGAGAGCGGAGAAGATTTCGGTCGGGAAGACGTTGAAGTCGAAGCTACGGCCGTTATTGCCTGCGCCGTAAATGTCGGACGATCCGGTCTGGGCGGTGCCCTCCATGCCGTTGATGCGCACGCGGGTGAAACCGGCACCCAGGCCACGGACCGAGATATTGCGCCCTTCGCCGCCATCGCCGCGCGCCAGCGCCACGCCGGGCACGCGCTGCATCGATTCGGCGAGGTTGGAGTCGGGGAATTTGCCGATATCCTCCGCCACGATCGAATCGATCGCCGCGGCCTCCTGCCGCTTCATGCCGAGCGCACTGTTGAGCGAAGCGCGAAAGCCAGTGACGACGATGTCGGCGACGCCCGCATCGGCGGGCTCATCCGCGGCGCTAGGCTGGTCCTGGGCGATGGCCGGCGCGGCGACGAGCAGCATGGACGCGATCGCGATGGCCGAGCTGCGACGTGCGAACGCGGAACGGGTGTGCAACATAAATCCTCCCCATTTGTCACGGGCGCCATCGCTTATGACGTCCATATTGTCCCACTATGTGAACTGAGGTGTCATCCTATATCGCTCGCTGCGCAATTGCTAGAAAAATCATCATGTGATTTTCAATTCCACAATGTGGATCATTTCCGATAATGTTTCATACAGTGACGTTCCGGCCGCTGGCGACGATTAGCCCAAGGAAAATCCTATGCTGCGCCTGCTGAAACACCAAAGCAGATTGACCCGGATAATATGTCCCGATATATGGATCATCAATCTAGTTAATGGGATTGATATGCAGCCGCCTCTGCACGGGCGGTTGATCTGAGGGAGCGCCGCGGCGTTGTGGCGCTCCCTTTCTTGTCTGATCGGATGGTCCCTTCATGCCGCTCTCCGTCACGTTCGCCTTGATGCTAGCCGCCGCCCCGCCGCCGACCACCCAAAGTTTCGACCTGCGCCCCGGATCGGCGGAATGGCGGCATCCCTATGCGCATGGCGGCCATGGCGTGGAGACAGGCGGCACCGCGCAGGGCTTTCTATTTTCTGTGGCGCTGCCCGAAGGCGACTATCGCGTCACGGTGCGGTTGGGCGACGATCGCCAGCCGGGCGACACCAGCGTCAAGGTGGAGGCCCGGCGGCTAATGCTGAACCATGTCGTCACGCGCCGGGGCGAGTGGGTAGAGCGCAGCTTCCTGGTCAATATCCGCACCTCCGCATTGACGCCGCCGCCGCCCAATGCGCCGGGCGGCCGCGCCGTGCGTATAGACGCGCGCGATGCGCAGGAAGCCACCTGGGACGAGAAGCTGACGCTGGAATTTCTCGGCCGGCCGGCGGTGGAGTCGGTACGGATCGCGCCGGTGACCGCGCCAACGCTCTTTCTGGCCGGCGATTCGACCGTGACCGACCAATATGCCGAACCGGCCGCCAGTTGGGGCCAGATGCTGCCCGCGATGCTGGACGATCGCGTCGTGGTCGCCAACCATGCCAAGTCGGGCGCGACCCTTAAATCCTTCCTGACCGACCTGCGCTTCGACAAGCTGCTGTCGGGCATGAAGCCGGGCGACTGGCTGTTCATCCAGTTCGGCCACAACGACCAGAAAGCGGAATGGCCGCAAACCTATCTCGACGCCGCGACCGGTTATCCCGCCTGGCTGCGCGTCTATGTCGCCGAAGCGCGGCGGCGTGGCGCGCATCCGGTGCTGGTGACGTCGCCCGAACGGCGCAATTTCGACGCGCAGGGGAAGATCGTCGATACGCTGGGCGCCTATGCGGCGGCGGCGCGCAAGGTCGCAGCGGAAGAACAGGTGCCGCTGATCGACCTCAACGCCGACAGCCGGACGATCTACGAAGCGCTGGGGCCGGATGTCGCGCCCCGCGCCTTCAATGATGGCGGCAAGGACAAGACCCATCATAATAATTATGGCGCCTGGCTGCTGGCGAGCGCCGTGGCGGATCGGATTCGTGCGCAGATTCCCGCGCTGGCGGCGCATGTGACAATAGCCGCCTTCGTCCCGGCCCGGCCGCCCGCGCCGGACGCGGTCGCGATCGCTCCCAGCCTGATCCGCAGCGATCAGCGGCCGATAGGTAATTGATGCGCGTGACCCGCCGCGATGTGACGCTGGGCCTGGCGGGCGGGCTGCTGCCGGTCTTTCCCGCGCACGCCGCACGCTACTATGATGTCCGCGATCATGGCGCGCGCGGCGATGGCATCGCGATCGACAGCGGTGCGATCAACGCTGCCATCGCGGCCGCCTCGGCCGCGGGCGGTGGCACCGTCGTCCTGCCGCGCGGGCGCTATCTCTGCTTTTCGATCCGGCTACGGAGCCGGGTGACGCTGTTGCTGGGCGAAGGCGCGGTGATCGAGGCGGCCGATCCGGCGCGCCACGGCGGACGCTACGACCTGCCCGAAGCGGGTATCGACCAGCTTTATCAGGATTTCGGCCATAGCCATTGGCGCAACAGCCTGATCTGGGGCGAGGATGTCGAGCAGGTGTCGATCACAGGGCCGGGCCTGATCCACGGACTCGGATTGACTCGCGACGGCCCAGGCGCGCGCTGGAAGAAACAAGCTGGCGAGCGGCCGCTATCGATGCAGGGCATGACCGACGCCCAGATTGCCGAACTGGAACCGGATGCCGCTGCGATGCAGGGGCTGGGCAACAAGGCGATCGCGTTGAAGAATGGGCGCGACATCCGCCTGTCGGGCTTCACCATCCTGAAGGGCGGCCATTTCGCGATTCTGGCCACCGGCACGGGGGAATTGCGGATCGACGGGCTGACGATCGACACCGACCGCGACGGCATCGACCTGGATTGCGTGCGTGACGTGCTGGTGGAGCGGTGCCGGGTTAATGCACCCAATGACGACGCCATCGTGGTCAAGAGCAGCTTCGCGCTGGGCCGGGCGATTACGTCGGAGAATATCCTGATCCGCGACTGCGACGTATCGGGCTATGACATGGGATCGCTGGTCGATGGCACGAAGCGGACGACGCAGGAGATCGCGCCCGACCGCGACCGGGTGACGGGGCGGATCAAGCTCGGCACCGAGAGCAATGGCGGATACCGCAACGTGCGCATCGAAGATTGCCGCTTCACCCGCTGTCGCGGGCTGGCGCTGGAGACGGTGGACGGCGGCGTCATGGAGCATATCGTAGCCAGCCGCCTAACCATGCAAGACGTCACCACCGCGCCCCTTTTTCTGCGGCTGGGCGATCGGCGGCGGGGGCCGGAAGGCA is a window encoding:
- a CDS encoding TonB-dependent receptor; protein product: MLHTRSAFARRSSAIAIASMLLVAAPAIAQDQPSAADEPADAGVADIVVTGFRASLNSALGMKRQEAAAIDSIVAEDIGKFPDSNLAESMQRVPGVALARGDGGEGRNISVRGLGAGFTRVRINGMEGTAQTGSSDIYGAGNNGRSFDFNVFPTEIFSALSVRKTPSADVEEGSLGATVDLTAPKPFDQKDDFVLSMTARGVYNELSKKVDPRASLLISKQFGDSGFGILGSLAYQKRHIREVGYSAVDILSANTNGGFCSPIGFAPQNPGDNAVKGANALNCSTGNPRTSTAAAYQTIQDLRRDDLSGVAGSGAFLPRIPRYLNSEQNQERIGGSLTLQFQPDDQTDISVDFLYSRFEVTRRDNYIAAISFARSAANNGQPMTSVRDIEFDENGSLVHGVFDGVDVRSEGLVDHFVSTFKQANVNFKRQLNDSLEVSGIVGFNRSIWDGKKRLQTFMDAIDTDNFTIDFCDGGTTPKLGFGVDVNDPASFTYAPGRADGTVLGGFSFQGKPSRNKTDNLTAEANLKWTLNDAFSIRAGAQYRRSDFLSTFLRPFNADTVVRALPAGTSLADITTTIGGVDKLWGNGAPASWVAIDPDKWASTFGFDSVRYCGVECGGGRSRVREEVSSGYLMANFDLEDAIGFGIRGDAGVRYVKTEMLSSGYVTVASAASPTGLTGQFAAAKNSYDDWLPSANIVIEPMDNLLLRFSGAKVLARPELGLLTPTSGVNPVTRVGNVNNPFLDPIRATTFDVAVEWYFRPGSLLSAAFFYKDIKSFIQNVNSQVPFNELGLPDALLENSNTLPTELFTVSQPFNTPGGKLKGIELNAQIPFTFFDGFLSNFGFLGNYTRVTSKIDYILASVNGVPTVTTTADLVGLSKNTASATLYYEDEKFSIRTTGNFRDKFIRGIPASPGSDLQGNAKTFFMDASASYNVTDRLKIMVEATNLTDEQNRLYIDSQRQDTLFETRIGRTFTFGVTYRM
- the tolB gene encoding Tol-Pal system beta propeller repeat protein TolB, which codes for MKTKFLRRISLATVALAAILSAPAMAQLSVDVTGEVDSNVKVAVPTLPAQQDVATPAGTASELGRKIAEVIASDLKGSGLFDPSGPGGMPAVAFPEVTNPVYDKWNAYQALVHGFVRTSGGEADITVGCYLYDVALKQELTRQGYVVAPRDWRRAAHKCADAIYARLSGESPFFDSRIAYIAESGPKGARVKRLAIMDSDGANHRFITNGQSMALTPRFSPDYKSILYVSYLGSRVRLYIYDIGAGQQKLVTESTNATFAPRWSPDGRSILFSMAVAGNTDIYRVSANGGTPVRLTNSPGIDVGGSYSPDGSQIVFESDRSGGQQIYVMNADGSNQRRISHGGGRYATPEWSPRGDLIAFTKLSGDFKVAVMTPSGDNERILTNGWQDEQPTWSPNGRVLQFFRTTPGKQGSSQVWQVDLTGVNERRIPTPLSGSDPAWGPLLP
- a CDS encoding glycosyl hydrolase family 28-related protein, whose product is MRVTRRDVTLGLAGGLLPVFPAHAARYYDVRDHGARGDGIAIDSGAINAAIAAASAAGGGTVVLPRGRYLCFSIRLRSRVTLLLGEGAVIEAADPARHGGRYDLPEAGIDQLYQDFGHSHWRNSLIWGEDVEQVSITGPGLIHGLGLTRDGPGARWKKQAGERPLSMQGMTDAQIAELEPDAAAMQGLGNKAIALKNGRDIRLSGFTILKGGHFAILATGTGELRIDGLTIDTDRDGIDLDCVRDVLVERCRVNAPNDDAIVVKSSFALGRAITSENILIRDCDVSGYDMGSLVDGTKRTTQEIAPDRDRVTGRIKLGTESNGGYRNVRIEDCRFTRCRGLALETVDGGVMEHIVASRLTMQDVTTAPLFLRLGDRRRGPEGTGVGAIRDVVISEVDARGIDHRFPAALAGLPGHPIADVTLRDVHLLYRGGGAAADAARVPAESPDAYPEPSMFGVLPSWALWSRHVERLTIDGLRAQTMTPDQRRPFLFDDVRHLSVRNTPLWR
- a CDS encoding rhamnogalacturonan acetylesterase, with translation MPLSVTFALMLAAAPPPTTQSFDLRPGSAEWRHPYAHGGHGVETGGTAQGFLFSVALPEGDYRVTVRLGDDRQPGDTSVKVEARRLMLNHVVTRRGEWVERSFLVNIRTSALTPPPPNAPGGRAVRIDARDAQEATWDEKLTLEFLGRPAVESVRIAPVTAPTLFLAGDSTVTDQYAEPAASWGQMLPAMLDDRVVVANHAKSGATLKSFLTDLRFDKLLSGMKPGDWLFIQFGHNDQKAEWPQTYLDAATGYPAWLRVYVAEARRRGAHPVLVTSPERRNFDAQGKIVDTLGAYAAAARKVAAEEQVPLIDLNADSRTIYEALGPDVAPRAFNDGGKDKTHHNNYGAWLLASAVADRIRAQIPALAAHVTIAAFVPARPPAPDAVAIAPSLIRSDQRPIGN
- the pal gene encoding peptidoglycan-associated lipoprotein Pal, which produces MKLSRTLLMATAIIALAACSKKPPAQLPPAPGGTGGTTAPSGPIGAGGPVKGSQEDFVASVSSDRIFFGLDQYDVDAEDQATLQSQAAWLQQNPSVRVTIEGHADERGTRDYNIALGERRANAAKNYLASLGIAPGRITTVSYGKERPAALGSDEASWAQNRRAVTVTIQY
- a CDS encoding IclR family transcriptional regulator, with the protein product MQDGDEKQEAVKGTQTLMRALDIMDEVIDGPIRAADLARKLGMSKTTAHRLVQALKSRNYLAVTRDGFALGPKLLQLGVLATEQIDYVRLARPFMEILSERTGFCVFVGKREGDWSRHLDRVTGTQRLRVATAPGDRRPIAETGLGKALLLDETEETWARLYGEAKDGKATPAQIKAYVAEMREHKARGEVLHDSELGDGVRSIAVPIRDARGQICIAISIASAAHYLTDDLRPGLAAQVMRSAEQIGAAVGYSGPRR
- a CDS encoding ExbD/TolR family protein — translated: MAMSGPPSARRGRGRAPMADINVTPLVDVMLVLLIIFMVTAPLLVTGVPVNLPETRAKGLDADAKPTILSIDRDGGLFIDDAQISDADLPDRLAEIAAANAGQPEPPQIFLRADTALDYGRVMRVMGELNRAGLNKVSLVSTGSGDGSASDGSE
- a CDS encoding cell envelope biogenesis protein TolA, whose product is MERAEKIGLGVATAGHVLLFGLLSAGFLATPNPLKLKSPPMDVSLVDEVALQSTAPQVSTQPPPPSVAPEEGPTEDAKPAPEPAPAPEPTPAPPPPKVEPKPVPKPTPPKPVVKDAPAKPKPVPPKKEVAKATPKPKPAPEKPAPKPAPEKPKAAAAAPSKSDAKAKSDAKAKADAKAKADAKAKSDAKAKSDAKAKADAAARASGASKADKPKGSLLGKDFLKGIDTKDDAPRKAAPPPAAAMGPQQKAALDTEIRRQLKPHWRPPSGADADQLVTLLEVRLDKSGALVGAPEVIDQTGVTASNRPQAKLHAERAIQAVKLAAPFRNLPTEYYDQWKWLRPLRFDARLNR